One Actinomycetospora corticicola genomic window, CCCGCTACCGCGTCTTCATCATCGACGAGGCGCACATGGTCACCACGGCGGCGTTCAACGCGCTGCTCAAGGTGGTCGAGGAGCCGCCGGAGCACCTGATCTTCGTGTTCGCGACGACGGAGCCGGAGAAGGTCCTGCCGACCATCCGGTCGCGCACGCACCACTACCCGTTCCGCCTGCTGCCGCCGAGCACGCTGCGGGCGCTCCTCGAGCGCATCTGCGACGAGGAGGGCGTGCGGGTCGAGCCGGCGGTCTACCCGCTGGTGATCCGGGCCGGCGGCGGGTCGGCCCGTGACTCGCTCTCGGTGCTCGACCAGCTGCTGGCGGGCGCGGACGACCAGGGCGTCACCTACGCCCGCGCGGTCGGCCTGCTCGGGGTCACCGACGTGGCGATCCTCGACGACGTCGTCGACGCCCTCGGTGCGCAGGACGGCGCGGCGGTCTTCGGCGCGGTCGACCGGCTGGTCGAGGCCGGGCACGATCCGCGGCGCTTCGCGGCCGACCTCCTGCAGCGCCTGCGGGACCTCATCCTCGTGCACGCGGTGCCGGACGCCGCCGAGAAGGGTCTGGTCGACGTCCCCGCCGACGAGATGGCGCGCATGGTCGACCAGGCGCAACGGCTCGGCCCGGCGGCGCTCGCCCGGCACGCCGAACTCGTGCACACCGCGCTCACCGAGATGCGCGGGGCCACGGCGCCCCGGCTGCTCCTCGAGCTGGTCTGCGCGCGGATGCTGCTGCCCGCGGCCTCGGCGTCCGACGGTGCACTCGTGCAGCGGCTCGAGGGTGTCGAGCGTCGGCTGCAGGCGGGGGCGACGGCGAGCGCCGGCGGTCCGCTGGTCGTTCCCGACGCCGGGCCGGAGCCGGCGGGCGAGCCCCGGTTCCAGCGGGCGTCGCAGCGGCCGTCGGAGCCCGAGCCGCGTGAGCCCCGGCCGGCGGCCACGCCGCCGCGCGCCGACGAGCGGGACGCCACGGTCGCGCCCGCCACCGGCCGGCCCACGGCCACGGTCGAGGCCCCGCGCCAGGACGCCGACGTGGCGCGCCCGCAGGAGTCGGCCGCCCGGCAGCAGCCGCCTGCTGGTCGGCCCCAGGAGCCCGCCGCCCGGCAGCAGTCGGACCGTGCGCCGGCCGAGCGTCCGCAGCCCGAGCGCTCGCAGCCCGAGCGTCCGCAGCCGGAGCGTCCGCAGCCTGATCGCC contains:
- a CDS encoding DNA polymerase III subunit gamma and tau; amino-acid sequence: MALALYRRYRPGTFAEVVGQEHVTDPLRTALTAGRINHAYLFSGPRGCGKTSSARIMARSLNCERGPTPDPCGVCESCVALAPNGPGSLDVTEMDAASHGTVDEARDLRDKAAYAPVSSRYRVFIIDEAHMVTTAAFNALLKVVEEPPEHLIFVFATTEPEKVLPTIRSRTHHYPFRLLPPSTLRALLERICDEEGVRVEPAVYPLVIRAGGGSARDSLSVLDQLLAGADDQGVTYARAVGLLGVTDVAILDDVVDALGAQDGAAVFGAVDRLVEAGHDPRRFAADLLQRLRDLILVHAVPDAAEKGLVDVPADEMARMVDQAQRLGPAALARHAELVHTALTEMRGATAPRLLLELVCARMLLPAASASDGALVQRLEGVERRLQAGATASAGGPLVVPDAGPEPAGEPRFQRASQRPSEPEPREPRPAATPPRADERDATVAPATGRPTATVEAPRQDADVARPQESAARQQPPAGRPQEPAARQQSDRAPAERPQPERSQPERPQPERPQPDRQEAPRREAPAPAEAPAAGTAPGAMDASDLRRVWPEVMAAVREGNKPTHALLQNATVAAVEGTTVVLAMPTAPLARQLSQPNRAGHVTAALSRVLSGEWSLRATDAAGQQAAPPASDGGRGGQAPAARGAAPAPQRPQRPEPAPEQSRPEPQRQGNGAGAGAAGGRPQFQRPSAARAAAAAQDGGGAQAPERPRPTSAPADIPPPPEPPEDDDVTEEDMYAEAHADPGGGERVAARNPDDAAMELLTQHLGARRVDGR